The Mytilus edulis chromosome 5, xbMytEdul2.2, whole genome shotgun sequence genomic interval TTACGTTATGAGAAGATGTCTTTATGTTAGGGAGTTCATTATATCAAATAGCTTTCTACTCAAACGACTTTTGGTATTTTAAAAACTTCCATACACATaggaacacacacacacacagaaagagagagagagataatGCCAGATAAAAATAAGCTGCCTTATATTGGCTAACAGTATGTTTAGCTCTCGCATGCATTATAGTTGTTCTTTCTCTGCATTTTATGGTATATATGGAAGTATCTTCTTATTGACAGGGTTAGTAACAGTGAGCACTTCGTTTTGTATTTTAAGTATGACTTTTCTTTTCTTAGGAAAATTATATGCCTTTAAAATGGTAACGTATGttcaatatcaaatttataaaaagaacagTCGAGAGAAACTCTAAAACGTATTTTTAAACGGTTTTTTTACCATACAGAGTTTACGCAGAATTTAACAGACTGACGGGCGTAAAAATGCAAAACAGATGGTTACTTCTAGACGTGAAAAATAGGTTTTCAACTAATGTCGTTTTAGTTATTTGCtgaacgtccagtgacaaatatttgaaagtaaattaaaattatctcataatttgaatatttttttaaccgTAATTGCATATGTAGACTTACCTAGATCCCGACCAAAACCTTGAAACGTTCACCAGGTATATCTACTTATAAACCAAAGTATAAGATAAGAGTTAGCCTGCAATCGCCAGAACGAACCGAAAGATAAATCATAAGTATCGCCTTTTATTTGGAAATCTGTACAAACGCAAATCTCCAGAGATTTTGTCTTACTTAgttaatatttcatgttttataaacacaaaatttaaatttttttctccTTCGAAAAGCAGATAGTTCATAATTTTATCAGACAAAGAAATATTTCACTACATATGTGTGCATGTCTCCGTTTTTATTGCCAACACTTTTGACCACCCAAACGGCCATCCCAAGTCTATGTGAACTTTGACATATTTGGCCATAGCTTATCTACAATGATTAACTATCTTTAATCATGATGTCTGGTATGTCTAGCAGCATTTACCATTCTTAGTTCTGTAGCATGTGTTACATAAAATAAAGAATTGTGGTTgccaactatccaccaaagtcaTCAGAATACGGGGACGGATCATccagttatacattttttttattttccgaACTTTTGTTTCTGTTGTAAATTTATGGTTGTTTTTGcactttgtaaaataaaatattgttcaaaACGAAAGAATGATATGAACAACAGGTCAACATGCGACCTTCACCTATTCTAAAAGTCTATAGTAGATGtccatttttatacattttaaggCACACAAACATACTTTTTACCTACAATATAAAATCGATCAGACCTTTATAAATCTAATCGCTATCTCAGTTTATGATAAAAGGTTTATATGACAGTCGGAAGTGTTCGGATGTCATCTCGATGGTTGATTAGACGACGTCTGTACAAAAATACACAAGGAATGGTGATACATAATACTAGTATCGAGTCCATGCACTGTTAATTTGATATATGTATTAGTATGTTATACGTCAAATATGATAGTTtcagtcaaatcggtgaacatgaatttgacagccaaTACTTCTTTAAGGTGGATCatcagtatttttttcttatactttggcAAAATGTACATTTTACCATGCTTTTCTAAAATAAATACAGCAAAAAGTATGGATCACCGTGCTTCTTAAAGCTACAATTCgtgcaaaattgtcaaaatttggaGATTATTCATGAGAAAAACACACTTTATAgtgaataaaaaaagtaatttataagttaagattttgaaataaaatatgagaaaataggttttataatatgttttaggAATTTAAGAAGAAGAAATGATGTCTACGAACatgttgagaattttttttacaatttttctattattatttgagttacttccccttaaagGTGTACTTGTAAAATTGATTCCAACAAAGGCAAataccagaggcggatttaggggggggggggggggtgcaaggGGCCTGGTCCCCCTTTTCtgtgaaaaatttggttgcttatatagggaatcactgaagcatgactgaatCGGgctccctcttaggcagtcagtgggccccacttatgaaaatttctggatccgccactgaatactATGTTTTTCTTTTAGGTCTAATTTACTCTAAGGTAGTCTGTACGTCATCCATCATATAGTCAGGTGGTTGGTACGTTATCCATCATATAGTTAGGTAGTTGGTACGTCATCCATCATATAGTCAGGTAGTCGGTATGTCATCCATCATATAGTCAGTACGTCATCCATCAATATAGTCAGGTAGTCGGTACGTTATCCATCATATAGTTAGGTAGTTGGTACGTCATCCATCATATAGTCAGTACGTCAATCATCATATATAGTCAGGTAGTCGGTACGTCATCCATCATATAGTCAGGTAGTCGGTACATCATCCATCATATAGTCAGGTAGTCGGTATGTCATCCATCATATATAGTCAGGTAGTCGGTACGTCATCCATCATATAGTTAGGTAGTTGGTATGTCATCCATCATATAGTCAGGTAGTTGGTACATCATCCATCATATAGTCAGGTAGTCGGTACACACCAGGGGCGGGTCCAGGTAAGGGCGTAATGGGCGTACGccccccctttaaaaaaaaaaaaaaaaaaaaaaaaaaaaaaaaactatcgttATAATCTGCTAGTATTGTATTGAATGATGGCAATTTATCATATTCATTAATTAAACACATactctgatttctttttatacgGATTCCCCAATTTGATGGGTCATCAACCGTAAATTTTCGTTTCTCGGAGTCCGGCGTGTTCGATCCTGCGATTAGTATCCATTGTTGTTGATGTGATAAAGAATTCGCAAAGATAATCATGTGTGTCGTTCAACGAAACCCGAACTTAATCAAAAATAGAGGGATTACTTCATAATTTGAtgctaaattgttgaaattcaGGAGCTTCTGAGCTTCCCCATGGACCCTCAACCGTAATCACGCCTCTCGTTCATAAAATCCTGGCCTAGGTATTGAAATGTTAAGTTACTCCTTATACCCTTGAGTTTAGAATTTCTCGTTATTGGTCTACTGCTGTTAAGATCCATCCAATCATTTTAATATACCATAGACAATTAATGAAGAAAACTCGGCATAAAAAATGTCACACCCTGacactttaactataaaatatacatgctccaagtcaggaaccgttacattagtgcaattctctattattttatgttttaaagccaaaaaaggtccaaaaaatttTTTGCCTCGCTTCGCTTGGCGAAATATTTTATTCTACGCCCCCCTTTCAAATATCCTGGACACGCCCCTGCACACAGTAACATATGACTATAATATGATATATCATGCCACCAGACTTTATCTGAAATGGACCTAACTGTGGCATTGACAGGAAGACTGTCTAGAGCAATTTTCTCTACTGACATCAGATGCATTACTCACTCGCTGTAGATTTTATCATGGTGCTTTTGGAACATTCTTTTTAGCTATCCAAGAGTATCATTTTAAGCTGTAACAAATAAATGAGCTTTGTCTGAGGGACATAAAACCTTAGTTTATGATAGATTACACCTCTGAGGACTGTATGGGTTTAAGACTTTGTTGAAGACAATAAGTTGACCAGTAGTTGCTTTAAAGCAGATCTATTTGGTGTTGGTTAGATGACTCCTTCAGTAAAACAGAACATcatacaattattccatacacaaaacatagttgacctattgcttacagtatttGAGATCAAATTTAACCATGAAAATTCAATATTGACTAATGATCCATGAAAACAGAGGCAAGGTCATATGagccctgccagacagacatgtacaacctacaatcattccatacaccaaatatagtattGCTTATTGTATCAGGTTTATAGTGGACAGAACCATGAAAGCTTAACATtgaacaatgaaccatgaaatgaggtcaaggacagatgAAACATGCCAGATAGAAATGTACACCTCCCCATCATAATATCATTCAATACAGAAAATATACTGGCTCCACTGCTTATAGAATTTAAGAAATTGACCAAACTGCAAAAACTAAACAAATGACCCATGGAAATTGGGGCAAGGtcagataaattttaaaaatctacCAGTCCATCATGATAATAAtatgacttattgcttatagtatctgagatacagACTTGACCATCATGGCATGAAAACATGACCTTGATCCCACCTTGATCCAGCTGCCTTGATCACCAATCCATAAAATGAGGTTGAATTCACATCACTtctgtctgacagacatgtacACTAACAATGCCTACTGTTTCAGGGAGATGGGTTAGTCTCCTTACATATGTCAATCAAGACTTGTAAATCAAAGTGCTTGTGAGCACTGAAGGGTAAAGATTGCTAATTTTGCAATTTtgtgaatttaaaacaaaacattgaattgtTATTAGAAAAGGCACATTATAAATTTgagttggagttatcttcctttgatCATGATTATACATTTAGAAGATTTAGGAATCAAGTAAATGCATTTTATGCAATCTTTACACAAAATCAGAAAAGAAGACTGCATatcatttttatacaattttatagttttttaaggGATGTTAAGATACACCTTTTTAAGTTTGCCACATGTTatcataaaaataatacaaggtTGGTCAACTGACAAAATGAGAATAAATTAATGCATGTAATCAAACATGCTAACATGATAACAAATTTAACTTAACAAATAAAGTACACATATTTTAATACATTACAAGATAAATacctaaataataataaataaattgcttcgccAATTGAGCtagatacgaccacagaggtctaaccctgaaccattggggcaaaaatggacacaatatgcATGCTTGATTCAgatttgaatttggattgttactaaatatttgatatataataggtttctgacacagaataactggaGTCAAAGAACCGTTATAcacatttttttgcttttttgcaatacactatgctgttgtgaATTgccccctcccaaaaaaaaaataaataaccttttttttattttgtgcaatacactatgctatAGGCGGTTGCATATTGACTCCAACCGCGAAAAAAATTGTTTCCcacattttttggtaaaaaattgaaaaaaaaagagaaattttacttttagtttctgaaatctgaaatgataaAAAACTGCCCCCTCCCTCCAATTGATTGTTTCACCTCCCCCtgcctttttccaaaaaaaaaaatctttccctcaagatatggtcataatttaaattcaaatttccaTTGGAGATGCAACCATAATTACCcctttaaatacatcataaaagtcttaaaatagatAATTCATATTCCTCAAACTGATAGAATAAATTTAATAGTAACTTCTTAAagtaaattgacagctaatcacctcaagaaaatacaatatttctttatacctaATTTTAAAAGCATTGTAAGAGAGGTAATCCAATATATAATGATGGGATTACATTTGGATTActtcccttacactgctttaaaattgtcttaattgtcggTTAACCAAGAAACCCTTTCTTTTCCCCTTTTTATCCCCTAGATTCTCTAGTTTGGGCCATTACCCTTAAAGCCAATCCTTACCATTCcattgtggtatggaaacttgtggtagtGTCAGAGAAATCCATACATTTAAACACaggttattgtctggaaactagaaaaatggcTTTTTGGGTCTctttttggcccataattcctaaactgttaggaccataacccccaatatcatttccaaccttccttttgtggttataaatcttatgtttaaatttcatagatttctattcacttataccaaagttattgtccagaaaccaacTGTCTTCGATGGATGCTGACGATGACTACCAATATATGAACACAAATTTTGTTTGCCGTCGTataaaaatcctttaaaaaaaacccacccaaaACCATTGCCTAAAGGAAAGAAGAAGGGACAGTTGGCTGTTTTTAATCTAGAAATGAACCCAAGATCATACCTTCCTATTAGGTGTCAATGCATCTGAAATATAagaggtatatatatatgtatcatatgTAGGGTTTTGTATTGTGATTTTTGTTGTAGATTTGATAAGTTCAAAGatcaaatactgtggattcagtattaTTAGTGTTGCAATCTTATTCTTGAAGATTTTctttggtacaggtgaaccataaATTTAAGTGTACATCAAAGTATAAATTACATATAAAATGACATCAGGTTTCCatgacaaatgattttttttatcggtTCACTAAAATTTGCACACAcaaaaataaatccacagtatttgaGAAAAATAAGCAAGTAAATACAAGAATAACACCTGAAATGTTAAGGAACAAAAAGGAAGCGCTTCATTTGGCAGTCTAAATAAATGTTTCTGACTGTTTAACTATAATAGcttgttgtttttttaactcGTTTTCTATGCGTGTAATATGTATTTCTGTCAAAGATGCATATGGCTCTTCAAGTTCATGTATCTGTTTGTTCTTTATTAGAACAGATGGTTGTTCTGATTGGGCAGCTATATCATGTGACTTTTTATTCTTTACTTGGACAGACGGCTGTCCTGGTTGGATTGATTCTTCATGGGACTTTTTGTGCTTCATCAAGCCCCATTGATCAACAAACTTATTTCCACATATTGTGCATTTATAAGGCTTTTCTCCAGAATGCATTCTTAAATGTCGCTTCAACCCTACACTAGATGTCAGCACTTTATTACAAATCTCACAGGGGAGATAATCACCACCGTAATGTGTTTTGACATGTCTTTTCAAGTCACCAGGCATGGAGAAGGCTTTAGAGCAAATATCACACTTATGTGGTTTTTCTCCTTTGTGAGATCTTTCATGTCTAATAAGGCCACTTTCAGCACAGTACcttttattacaaatttcacatttGAACTGCTTGACACCTGGTTTTTCTCCATGCACTCTTTCATGTCGTTGAAGGTCACCTTTTGTTCTGAATTTCATTTCACATTCCTCACATTTGAATGGTTTGACACCAGTATGACAGGTAGAGTGTCTCATAAGGTATGTATTCTTGATGAAGGATATTCCACAAACATCACATTTAAATGGTTTTTCCGTATTCTTTGAATGTGTATACAAATGGTTTTCATATGTTTCTTTTATTCTGAATGACTTTCCACAGACTTCACATAAGTGTGGCTGTTTAGTGGAATGTCTTTTTACATGACTTGCTAACTTTTTAggtgtttgaaatgttttatcaCACTTTTCACATTGGTATGATTCATTTTTATGGTTTTTCATATGTTCTTGTAATGTATTTCTATAGGTATACActttagaacaaattttacatgcAAAAGTTTTTGGCTTTTTATCTTCAGTACTTTTATTCATTAAGTTTTCTTTGATACTATTTTTTGTAGAGTTTCTTGTTTTTGGTCTTTCATATACCGGTAGACCTTTTATCTTGTTCTGACTCCCTCCATCTGACTTTTCTTTATTGTCTTCCACCATTTCAAGACTGGCTAAGATTTCCTTACATGTTTCATCGTCTAGTTTAAGAGCTGTTTCCATCCGATTAATTTCTTCTTCAGTGATACTCTGATCTACATCAGAATCTGATTCTTCCATGCTACTTATATTATCATAATCATCCTCACTGGTTTCTAAAGCAGATTCATccattttattttcacttttggaATCACCATTGTCAGTTTGTTCAGTAACATTTTTGccagttttgtttttataaaatttagagaCTAATACTTTGGTTAATGGAACCATTTTCATTTCGTTCATTATATTTATTTCCTCTTCTAGTAATTCCCCATTGCTGATTTCTTTTTCTGGTTCTGCTGACTTTTCAATGTTAATTTGTCCATTTTCATCTTGAACTTCTTTCCTTATCTCAGCATTTTCTAATACTTTTTGACCATTTATCACATTTGACCTTTCTGTGACCTCTGAAATTGCTGTTTTGTCAACAGTAACTTCTTGAGATACATCTTTTGGATTTTTTATTCCATATAATACAGTTAGTGGTGTTATTACAGTTTCAGAAGGTATCGGTTCACTAACCACATTTTTTGGTTCAGAAGGTATTGGTTCACTAACCACATCTTTTGGTTCAGATGCTGTGAAAACGACCTTGGGTAATGTTACTGTATGAGGAACGACCTTGGGTAATGTTACTGTATGAGGAACGACCTTGGGTAATGTTACTGTATGAGGAACCACCTTGGGTAATGTTACTGTATGAGGAACGACAAATGTTTCCTTGGATACTAGTAACTTAACAGTATGTTCTGGCTCTGGTTCCAAGTAATCATCCTCTGTCATTGTTCCACAACTTCTGTCCTCAATTTGTTTAAgtttttcatcttgttctgtattAATAACTACAATGTCACTTTGCTGTAAACAGACATCTTCCTGCAGTTCAGGCTGTTCCTctgtaattttttgtaatgtaaCTGATTCAGCATTGACTATATTTTCAACACTGCTGATCTTTTGTTCTGAGGTACCATCGGTTAGTATGTACAAATATTTGACACCATTGTCTGAAGTAAGTTCGATAGCAAGCTGTTGAACTTGATCTTCCTGTATTGTTTGTCCCACTGGTAAAACAAATTGGTGCTCCACATTATCAATTATCCCATCAATAGTTATCTGTTGTTGGTTTTCTAATGGAATACTATTGTTATCCATTTGAGTAAGCTGATAATAGTACCAGGGTAAGAACTACCTgtaaaaagaaaattgttttcAATGTATACAAATTAATAACAATGTTTTAGTCTTTTTGTAATGTGTTATTGtgttttcatttacatgtatgcCATCAACCCCATTGGGGTATGATAGTGCTTTATTATCAATAAACTATatattaaaagatataaataatttttctCCGACTTTAACAGAACATTTCTTTAATTCATCTGACCTAATAAATAAAGATGAATTTTAGAAAAGCCtttgaaattattttcctttCACGTGTTTGTTAAAAAGTAGTCTCCCCTGCCATTTTTGATAAAACTTTTGGGGTGGGAAATttaagtttaaaacaaaacagtatggatacttaaatattgaaaagatTGTGTCATAGTTGATAAATTCACCAAAACAAGGTTAGACAAGCATAGTAAGCACCAAAATGTTTCTTCACTTCAATTTCTAAGACCAATATTCCTAACATTTTTCTAAATaagctgaaaaaaaaacatttgtaaaaactCACCAGTCTGaataaaattttactagtctggggatTCATACTCGTGGGTTACAGTGCAGACTGGCATAGTATTGTTTAATACATTGAATGTAACTGTATGAGGTATACATGTACTTAAGATTAAAAAGATTATTCAGagcaaacaacatgaacaatgaaaaaaaataaaatccaaataaCCAAATTACATTCCAACTGTCTACATTACCCAAGCAATTTTAAAGACAGATGTTTAAAGAAATCTGTACTGAATACAGGGATGGATGGATGTTACTTCCAATGGCAATTTAAATACAAATTCAAGACTATAAAATGGTTGAATGatatgaatataatttttttttacttaatacaGAGGCCACATTGGGCCAGCATTTAAACTACTTCTTCTCAAGGTATAACAGTCTGCAGGACGACCTGTTATCCAGACACATTAATACAATTAATACATAACCAGTCTTTGCCCTTGCACCTATAAAATGATGTGTGTTAAGTAGctaagcagcaaataccaattttcaagtctttggttTACCCAGCTGTGATTTAACTGTAAGCTTCAGCACTTGAGTCAAACATCATACTACAAAACCACTGTGGCAGTTTGGTTACAGGGaatatatttcaggtattttattaaattaaatctaTCAAGAACCATTTATTCAGATGTTTATAAAGTTAAATCATGAGCTTTCTTCTTGAGTTtagtaaacatacatgtacatgtacaatggaCATACACACGATGTACAGTCACAGTGAATAACGATTCGATGGAGAATACATGTGtacatatataacttttaaaactttattttattgattttgtatttgcaTTGTATCAAAGATCAAATTTATTGTCAGTGTAAAATGTACATTCACTTGTTTGTTTTCGtatgtcttttgatttgataAGACAATATTTATTAGCACAAACAGATTTACATtaaatgattataatttaattttggatgtaacacgtcttctgattggctgacgttattttgttatcagcccatagacataattttaaatagtcatgtgactgtgacgtcatcaacgttttttcattgttttctacggtttaaaatggaattttagaattaaattatatgaaatgactgtaatatttcttctgtctattcgaaataacataaaaaatattacagtcattccttaaatggcatacaaaattaagacaataaacttacaatagttaaattgattataattatattaaagtgACAGGTATTCACAGACAGgggtaaaaagactataaatatatatcgacagttaacacattattaatgtttatgaacaaataaaaaaagaacacaaacagAAATATTAGGTTGcatattaaaagaaatacaagTTATACAGATGTTCTCaataaaaaacattaatatactttatggtgatttttataatgactggtAGACTGCTATTTAAAAGTGCAGTCAAATGCTTCAGTGTTACACTGTTATAGCTGACTGattagtcaggaacctgatgttcagtggtgtCTTTTATTGATGAGGTTCGTAAATGTTTCAGCCTTCTATTACTTTAAGGGTCTCAATACTTAAGATTAATGTATGTTTAAGGGTTTGAGCAAGTATAAGGTTTAGGTATGGCTTAGGTAAAGGATAGTTTAGTACAGCTACATATGGATTGGGCCCCTAAGGTACAAGAAGGCCAATGACTGACAATGTTtcttgtctctttttttttttatattgataagatTGATGGTTTTTCCATTCGGTTTTACACGTAATTTTTTAGGACCCTTTAGAGATTGCTGTTTAGTGTGAGTCAAGGACCGTGTTGAATACCTTACTTTGACCTTAAAAGGTTAACCTTTAGTAGGCTTTAcattggatggaaagttgtctcaaaTTTTGTTGGCACTCATGCCATGGTCATACAGTACTACATTCtcttaattcttatatatatttagtgTGGCATTCTTCTTcattagtacatgtatgtatgatcCACCACTATATTGGTGCACcccaaaaatagcaaaaaaaaggCTAATGGTTTTTAAGTCGGTGTAAGAAACATATATAGCAGAATCTTCAGTTTGTTGAAGGAGGCTATTATCCGacagaaacagaaacagaaacagaCACTGTTAACTTCTGTAAATCTCTTCTCTATCAGGAGAACCTGGAGTTCATCCTTTTGACCATCACTGGAAAAAAAGAGAATAAACAAGAAGAATAGAGACACATTTGAttagtatttgtttttttataaatacctgAAGAAAATATTTGTCCTTTTGATACCGGAAACTTCAAAGGATGTATATTTCTAGAGTCGATTTGGTGATAATTTCCGAGTCTGACAGGTGCTGGCCAAGTCGTCCTAAAACAAACTCGGCCAATCAAAAACagactataacaaactcggcctaCTCATTTATATAAAGAACTAAAATCACGCCTGTGATTACTGCTGACGTTATAATAGTGCAATGGTGACAGTAAATAattgaaatacaaattaaaaaaaaaactttgggaATTTCATTATCTACATGATCAATTACTTGTACATATTCTGTTAAAGCTAATCTCCAAAATTATACATcatctaaaaaaaagtaaatctgACTTTCAGTAAaatataggtgtcagaccaccaattactccctccaatttagaacgtaaaagtagccctactctgacacaaaaaagtgcttttgatgtccttgtttacttaaactaaccaccAAAGcggaaatgaaacttttggtgaaagagaaatatatctagatcattttgagccaaaattcacttgtctatgagtttgcattaaaaattgaggattaatgcgctccatagtatactaattttagatttccagaaaaccagtttttttttttggagtacctctgtttgaaggtcagttattttgttagaaggatttaaaggtatggtgaaaaatggcatgtagaaagctgatacatgtacaattaaggatatacctggtttctatgaagttaaacttaaggtaaaatatttagaaagctgtgaaaattgcaaaatttggttgaacagatagggatttttaattggtggtctgacacctataccGACTGAAAAGTGAAGTATATTATATTTGATGCAGACTTAATCTCATCATAATCCTACCTTGAAAGGCTTTCacaaaagtttcataaaaatctatGGAGGTTTGTCAAATTGATTAATCtgaaattagtttaaacatatttattttatagtggattgggaaacaagttttgcaacttatattaatgataaatccctttccactttgcgggtgcgagtgctgccttgtagcggcattagcctgcttttttcaaaatctacaagacTGTCTTTTACTTGCAAGCGATATAGCTCTCTCTCAACACGGGTCCGCcctttatcgtccccttccgacaaactatcatcgtttcctcaagaccatattCGCAAaaggagagccgaaaattcagtccctgaaattttcattctGGTACGAGATTCGAATCAGGAACCTTTGTGTGAATAGTCCGATGCattaaccactacaccacgactCTCTTTGTATAGTCTGATCTGAAATTAGCATTCTTAACCCAGACAGTATCTACTTTCTAACTGTAAAAACGGAGTCTTTTTATCAGTAAAATTcgggaaatgaaaataaacctatttttttctCTGGACTTTTCTCATAAAGTCAAAACTTCAAACAATTTTATACAAGGTTGACTAAGTTAATGATGTCAGGCTGAAAAAAATTCATGACAGACAGAGGGCTGACAGGGGAGGGGGTCCACATTTCCTAAAACCCTCTTTTTCCTCTTTTGTTTTGTAATCTTTTCTAATCTCCGtttattttccttatttttaCCAGATCCTATTTTTTTTACTCCTATGTCAAACACCCCACTTTTAACCCCTATAACATCCCTTATACCTTTATATCGCCTATAGCCAAGAGCTTCACAAATCTAACATAACTTCTTGGTTCTCATTTGTTAAAAACGTATaagaagtttttgaaattaaacaagaaataaaacatttcggacaatataaatttttgaacatatctagCAAATTAGTTCACACTAAATATATTAGCAATTGGTATGCTAGCCAAAATAA includes:
- the LOC139525371 gene encoding zinc finger protein 37-like isoform X3, translating into MDNNSIPLENQQQITIDGIIDNVEHQFVLPVGQTIQEDQVQQLAIELTSDNGVKYLYILTDGTSEQKISSVENIVNAESVTLQKITEEQPELQEDVCLQQSDIVVINTEQDEKLKQIEDRSCGTMTEDDYLEPEPEHTVKLLVSKETFVVPHTVTLPKVVFTASEPKDVVSEPIPSEPKNVVSEPIPSETVITPLTVLYGIKNPKDVSQEVTVDKTAISEVTERSNVINGQKVLENAEIRKEVQDENGQINIEKSAEPEKEISNGELLEEEINIMNEMKMVPLTKVLVSKFYKNKTGKNVTEQTDNGDSKSENKMDESALETSEDDYDNISSMEESDSDVDQSITEEEINRMETALKLDDETCKEILASLEMVEDNKEKSDGGSQNKIKGLPVYERPKTRNSTKNSIKENLMNKSTEDKKPKTFACKICSKVYTYRNTLQEHMKNHKNESYQCEKCDKTFQTPKKLASHVKRHSTKQPHLCEVCGKSFRIKETYENHLYTHSKNTEKPFKCDVCGISFIKNTYLMRHSTCHTGVKPFKCEECEMKFRTKGDLQRHERVHGEKPGVKQFKCEICNKRYCAESGLIRHERSHKGEKPHKCDICSKAFSMPGDLKRHVKTHYGGDYLPCEICNKVLTSSVGLKRHLRMHSGEKPYKCTICGNKFVDQWGLMKHKKSHEESIQPGQPSVQVKNKKSHDIAAQSEQPSVLIKNKQIHELEEPYASLTEIHITRIENELKKQQAIIVKQSETFI
- the LOC139525371 gene encoding zinc finger protein 37-like isoform X2: MDNNSIPLENQQQITIDGIIDNVEHQFVLPVGQTIQEDQVQQLAIELTSDNGVKYLYILTDGTSEQKISSVENIVNAESVTLQKITEEQPELQEDVCLQQSDIVVINTEQDEKLKQIEDRSCGTMTEDDYLEPEPEHTVKLLVSKETFVVPHTVTLPKVVPHTVTLPKVVFTASEPKDVVSEPIPSEPKNVVSEPIPSETVITPLTVLYGIKNPKDVSQEVTVDKTAISEVTERSNVINGQKVLENAEIRKEVQDENGQINIEKSAEPEKEISNGELLEEEINIMNEMKMVPLTKVLVSKFYKNKTGKNVTEQTDNGDSKSENKMDESALETSEDDYDNISSMEESDSDVDQSITEEEINRMETALKLDDETCKEILASLEMVEDNKEKSDGGSQNKIKGLPVYERPKTRNSTKNSIKENLMNKSTEDKKPKTFACKICSKVYTYRNTLQEHMKNHKNESYQCEKCDKTFQTPKKLASHVKRHSTKQPHLCEVCGKSFRIKETYENHLYTHSKNTEKPFKCDVCGISFIKNTYLMRHSTCHTGVKPFKCEECEMKFRTKGDLQRHERVHGEKPGVKQFKCEICNKRYCAESGLIRHERSHKGEKPHKCDICSKAFSMPGDLKRHVKTHYGGDYLPCEICNKVLTSSVGLKRHLRMHSGEKPYKCTICGNKFVDQWGLMKHKKSHEESIQPGQPSVQVKNKKSHDIAAQSEQPSVLIKNKQIHELEEPYASLTEIHITRIENELKKQQAIIVKQSETFI
- the LOC139525371 gene encoding zinc finger protein 37-like isoform X1, whose translation is MDNNSIPLENQQQITIDGIIDNVEHQFVLPVGQTIQEDQVQQLAIELTSDNGVKYLYILTDGTSEQKISSVENIVNAESVTLQKITEEQPELQEDVCLQQSDIVVINTEQDEKLKQIEDRSCGTMTEDDYLEPEPEHTVKLLVSKETFVVPHTVTLPKVVPHTVTLPKVVFTASEPKDVVSEPIPSEPKNVVSEPIPSETVITPLTVLYGIKNPKDVSQEVTVDKTAISEVTERSNVINGQKVLENAEIRKEVQDENGQINIEKSAEPEKEISNGELLEEEINIMNEMKMVPLTKVLVSKFYKNKTGKNVTEQTDNGDSKSENKMDESALETSEDDYDNISSMEESDSDVDQSITEEEINRMETALKLDDETCKEILASLEMVEDNKEKSDGGSQNKIKGLPVYERPKTRNSTKNSIKENLMNKSTEDKKPKTFACKICSKVYTYRNTLQEHMKNHKNESYQCEKCDKTFQTPKKLASHVKRHSTKQPHLCEVCGKSFRIKETYENHLYTHSKNTEKPFKCDVCGISFIKNTYLMRHSTCHTGVKPFKCEECEMKFRTKGDLQRHERVHGEKPGVKQFKCEICNKRYCAESGLIRHERSHKGEKPHKCDICSKAFSMPGDLKRHVKTHYGGDYLPCEICNKVLTSSVGLKRHLRMHSGEKPYKCTICGNKFVDQWGLMKHKKSHEESIQPGQPSVQVKNKKSHDIAAQSEQPSVLIKNKQIHELEEPYASLTEIHITRIENELKKQQAIIVKQSETFI